In a single window of the Flavobacterium sp. W4I14 genome:
- a CDS encoding error-prone DNA polymerase (product_source=KO:K14162; cath_funfam=2.40.50.140,3.20.20.140; cog=COG0587; ko=KO:K14162; pfam=PF01336,PF02811,PF07733,PF14579,PF17657; smart=SM00481; superfamily=50249,89550; tigrfam=TIGR00594): protein MEYSELQATSNFSFLRGASHPNELIDQAAVYGYKKIAITDRNTLAGIVRGHAAAKEKDIQIMPACRLDLLDGPSLLAYPTDREAYGRLSALLTKGNLRAEKGKCHLHRADVYEHAKGMLFTVVMPGVLNRHFNFEDSFVKHIGEYKEALSGQLYLSATRSYLGNDDKLIFRIRQLSDWYDIPVVATGDVHYHEPERRELQDILTCVREKCTIQEAGFRLHQNAERYLKPVEEMHRLFRRYPEAIRNTMKISEACTFSLDELKYVYPEEINQSGRSPLEELEHLTWKGAHEFYGAVIPEKVVNMVNYEMEFVKKMDYANYFLFVEDIVREARSRNILCQGRGSAANSAICFCLGITSVNPMKFDLLFERFISPARNEPPDIDVDFEHERREEIIQYIYNKYGRDRAAIVATVTQLHQKGAIRDVGKAMGLSVDTINRLSGSLWEYTDEWFEGERVTESGLNPQDPHLKKTLELTAQMMGFPRQLGQHTGGFVVTNGKLTDLCPILNARMEDRTNIEWNKDDIDALGFLKVDVLALGMLTCIRKAFDLCKQHYGLNLTLANIPQDDPEVYDMICLADTLGVFQIESRAQMSMLPRLKPREFYDLVIEVAIVRPGPIQGDMVHPYLRRRNGEEAIEYPMPELKEILGRTLGVPLFQEQAMKIAIVAAGFTPAEADGLRRSMATFKFKGMVNQYEKMLIDGMMKKGYTEEFAKRIFKQLEGFGSYGFPESHAASFALLVYVSCWLKHYYPDTFAAALLNSLPMGFYQPAQIVIDAQKHNVEVRPADINYSTWDNLLEEKSGKYYAMRLGFRQIKGIRQDDMEMLVDRRGKGYQTITALRDAGISIATLERLADADAFRSIGLDRRKALWEVSALQDMPEEIFKGQPSESLLEAQVSLPLMSEGEHVVQDYNTVGLSLKAHPVSFIRPQLEMLRILSTHQINNVATDGQLVKVAGLVLVRQRPGTAGGVCFITIEDETGFTNLVVFEKLFEKYRKEILHARLLMVEGRLQREGLVVHVIVSKCIDLTKMLGKLVQREQDNLPVLTSLKADQNDAPYPAQNKRAQVRQDVAKDAFHGGRNFK from the coding sequence ATGGAATACAGCGAATTACAGGCCACTTCAAATTTCAGCTTCCTGCGCGGAGCTTCCCATCCCAATGAGCTCATTGATCAGGCGGCAGTATATGGCTATAAAAAAATTGCCATCACCGACCGCAATACCCTGGCAGGAATTGTACGGGGGCATGCTGCGGCCAAAGAGAAAGACATTCAGATTATGCCTGCCTGCAGGTTAGATCTATTGGACGGGCCGAGCCTCCTGGCTTATCCAACAGACCGTGAAGCCTATGGGCGGCTTTCGGCATTACTGACCAAAGGCAATCTCCGCGCTGAAAAAGGCAAATGCCATCTGCATAGAGCTGATGTTTATGAACATGCCAAAGGCATGCTGTTTACCGTAGTCATGCCAGGAGTGCTGAACCGCCATTTTAATTTTGAGGATTCTTTTGTTAAACACATCGGTGAATATAAAGAGGCTTTATCAGGGCAGCTTTATCTTTCTGCTACACGCAGTTACCTGGGCAATGATGACAAACTGATCTTTCGTATCCGCCAGCTTTCAGACTGGTATGATATTCCTGTTGTAGCCACTGGTGATGTACATTACCATGAACCAGAACGCCGGGAATTACAGGATATTTTAACCTGCGTGAGGGAAAAGTGTACCATCCAGGAAGCAGGATTCCGTTTGCACCAGAACGCCGAACGTTACCTAAAACCCGTAGAAGAAATGCACCGCCTGTTCCGTAGATACCCCGAGGCGATCCGCAATACCATGAAAATATCGGAAGCCTGCACTTTTTCCTTGGATGAACTCAAATATGTATATCCCGAAGAAATCAATCAAAGCGGCCGCTCTCCGCTGGAAGAACTCGAACATCTGACCTGGAAAGGTGCGCATGAGTTTTATGGAGCAGTTATCCCTGAAAAAGTGGTAAATATGGTTAACTATGAGATGGAATTTGTCAAAAAAATGGATTACGCCAATTATTTTCTTTTTGTGGAAGACATTGTTAGGGAAGCACGTAGCCGTAATATTTTATGCCAGGGCCGCGGATCAGCGGCAAACTCGGCGATCTGTTTCTGTCTGGGGATTACTTCGGTTAACCCTATGAAGTTTGACTTGCTTTTTGAGCGTTTTATTTCGCCGGCGAGGAACGAACCGCCGGATATTGATGTGGATTTTGAGCATGAAAGGCGTGAAGAAATTATCCAGTATATCTACAACAAGTATGGCCGTGACCGTGCTGCCATTGTCGCTACCGTTACCCAGCTCCACCAGAAAGGAGCAATCAGGGATGTTGGAAAAGCAATGGGTTTATCGGTTGATACCATTAACCGCCTTTCCGGTTCCCTTTGGGAATATACCGATGAATGGTTTGAAGGCGAAAGGGTAACAGAATCTGGTTTGAACCCACAGGATCCGCACTTAAAAAAGACACTGGAACTCACCGCTCAGATGATGGGCTTTCCACGCCAGTTAGGACAACATACCGGGGGATTTGTGGTGACCAACGGAAAACTGACCGATCTATGCCCGATCCTGAATGCCCGTATGGAAGACCGTACCAATATCGAGTGGAACAAAGATGATATTGATGCACTTGGCTTTCTAAAGGTAGATGTGCTGGCACTGGGCATGCTCACCTGCATCCGTAAAGCATTTGATCTTTGCAAACAGCATTATGGGCTAAACCTGACTTTGGCCAATATCCCCCAGGATGATCCCGAGGTTTATGATATGATCTGTTTAGCCGATACACTCGGCGTTTTCCAGATTGAAAGCCGGGCGCAGATGTCCATGCTGCCAAGGCTAAAACCCAGGGAGTTTTATGACCTCGTGATCGAAGTAGCTATCGTACGGCCAGGCCCGATCCAGGGTGATATGGTCCATCCTTACCTCAGACGCAGAAACGGGGAAGAAGCCATCGAATATCCAATGCCTGAACTCAAGGAAATATTGGGCAGAACGCTGGGTGTGCCGCTTTTCCAGGAACAGGCCATGAAAATTGCCATTGTTGCCGCAGGCTTTACCCCAGCTGAAGCCGATGGACTGCGGCGCAGCATGGCAACCTTTAAATTTAAGGGTATGGTAAACCAGTACGAGAAAATGCTGATCGATGGCATGATGAAAAAAGGCTATACCGAAGAATTTGCCAAACGCATCTTCAAACAGCTCGAAGGTTTCGGAAGCTATGGTTTTCCCGAAAGCCATGCCGCGAGTTTCGCCCTCCTGGTGTATGTGTCCTGCTGGCTGAAACATTATTATCCGGATACATTTGCAGCGGCGTTGCTCAACAGTTTGCCTATGGGGTTTTATCAGCCGGCCCAGATCGTGATCGATGCGCAAAAACATAACGTGGAGGTGCGTCCGGCGGATATCAACTATTCTACCTGGGATAACCTTTTGGAAGAAAAATCCGGAAAGTATTATGCCATGCGTTTGGGTTTCCGCCAGATCAAAGGCATACGGCAGGACGATATGGAAATGTTGGTAGACAGGCGCGGAAAAGGTTATCAGACCATTACCGCTTTGCGTGATGCAGGTATTTCTATTGCTACTTTGGAACGCTTAGCTGATGCCGATGCTTTTCGCTCTATTGGTCTGGATAGGAGGAAAGCGCTTTGGGAAGTATCTGCATTGCAGGATATGCCCGAGGAAATATTCAAAGGGCAGCCATCCGAGAGTTTACTGGAAGCCCAGGTATCGCTGCCACTGATGAGTGAGGGTGAGCATGTTGTTCAGGATTATAACACGGTTGGGCTCTCGCTAAAAGCGCATCCGGTAAGCTTTATCCGTCCGCAACTGGAAATGCTACGGATTCTATCCACCCATCAGATCAACAATGTGGCCACGGATGGGCAGCTGGTTAAAGTTGCAGGTCTGGTACTGGTCCGGCAGCGTCCTGGAACTGCCGGAGGGGTTTGCTTTATTACCATTGAAGATGAAACCGGTTTTACCAACTTGGTCGTATTTGAAAAACTGTTCGAAAAATACCGTAAGGAAATCCTGCATGCACGGTTGCTAATGGTGGAGGGGCGGTTACAGCGCGAAGGACTCGTTGTGCATGTGATTGTTAGTAAATGCATCGACCTCACCAAGATGCTGGGTAAACTGGTACAGCGCGAGCAGGATAATCTGCCGGTGTTGACTTCTTTAAAGGCGGATCAGAATGATGCCCCTTATCCAGCGCAGAATAAGCGTGCTCAGGTCCGCCAGGATGTTGCTAAAGACGCTTTCCATGGTGGAAGAAACTTCAAATAG
- a CDS encoding uncharacterized protein (DUF2267 family) (product_source=COG5502; cog=COG5502; pfam=PF18476; superfamily=51246,88723) produces the protein MEFPLSILDKDKYFEQIAKLIEDEECIIFIDTNILAQFFRLYESARNEFFDWIDPLIKKERVKTPAWALNEYSKKYVKGQTKEYLSAGTKLNSISKDFKEAMRYLKMHVSENNVKGIGYNNIDDYHKDLDSIYKKLANFSNASNSNKEAYINDIHNEISSRFSSTVLQSNIYDLVNLTSINGPNRFAAQLPPGFKDIYKDFNATGDLIIWQEVLDYIRINNIRKVIFLSNDNKVDWMYMPSQIIHSGLPKPISNQTLSIADTRLVYEFKLYSGSNDFYIINTETLTQVLLSKGSKNIFELAKALQIVHSEDKADEYDIDVVEKRGEDGKNETLNKLEIKNNSDVESQQVQIEDFSEEAYSDSEYFEYNSTEIGKIIEELRTYDWYTQNPAIQSIYNLPRNIFNDEFNRDDWFVLGRNIYQSACGGSWEAMDFILNLKEAIFFPPFTEQCLAAGMFYEIFFNGNGKFREGDYKTGFIEAVYDMQSKQEFKEVIEFIRAKLAEYQEYLLLLPDIDPQILEFSIEHYLDENLILGDIQVIESVKVMDEELLIQNKAQDVHEQYFPSIDSLRDLIANKFAVPSEQLKLNFKPELGKLETFGFRDNTYLWKGPLKEVQFEVDEIYDDDLPF, from the coding sequence ATGGAATTTCCTCTCAGTATTCTAGATAAAGACAAATATTTCGAACAGATTGCTAAACTTATTGAAGATGAAGAATGTATAATTTTTATCGACACCAACATTCTAGCACAATTCTTCAGATTATATGAATCTGCTCGTAATGAGTTTTTTGATTGGATAGACCCACTAATAAAAAAAGAACGCGTTAAAACTCCAGCATGGGCTCTTAACGAATATTCAAAAAAATATGTTAAGGGTCAAACAAAAGAATATCTGAGTGCAGGAACAAAATTAAATTCTATTAGTAAAGATTTCAAAGAAGCAATGCGTTATCTGAAAATGCATGTCTCTGAAAATAATGTTAAAGGCATTGGATATAATAACATTGATGACTATCATAAAGATCTTGACAGTATATATAAGAAACTTGCAAACTTTAGTAATGCTTCAAATAGCAATAAAGAAGCTTATATAAATGATATACACAATGAAATTAGTTCACGATTCTCAAGCACTGTGCTACAGAGTAATATATACGACCTTGTTAATCTTACTTCTATTAATGGGCCTAATAGATTTGCCGCCCAACTGCCGCCAGGTTTTAAAGATATTTATAAAGATTTTAATGCTACCGGAGACCTTATTATTTGGCAGGAGGTATTAGACTATATTAGAATAAATAATATTAGGAAGGTTATTTTTTTGAGTAACGATAATAAAGTTGATTGGATGTACATGCCAAGTCAGATTATTCATTCAGGATTACCTAAACCCATATCAAATCAAACCCTTTCTATTGCCGACACTAGGCTGGTCTATGAATTCAAATTATATAGTGGTTCAAATGATTTTTATATCATTAATACTGAAACATTGACTCAGGTCTTGCTTAGTAAGGGATCAAAAAATATTTTTGAGCTAGCAAAAGCACTCCAAATTGTTCATTCCGAAGACAAAGCAGATGAATATGATATTGATGTCGTTGAGAAAAGAGGAGAGGATGGCAAAAATGAAACACTGAATAAGCTAGAAATTAAAAATAATAGCGATGTCGAGAGCCAACAAGTTCAAATCGAAGATTTTAGTGAAGAAGCTTATTCAGATTCCGAATATTTCGAATACAACAGCACAGAAATAGGAAAAATAATTGAAGAATTACGGACTTATGACTGGTACACGCAAAATCCTGCCATTCAATCAATATATAATCTCCCGCGTAATATATTTAATGACGAGTTTAATCGTGATGATTGGTTCGTATTAGGTAGAAATATCTACCAATCAGCTTGTGGCGGTTCTTGGGAAGCTATGGATTTCATTTTAAATTTAAAAGAAGCAATTTTTTTTCCACCTTTCACCGAACAATGCTTGGCTGCAGGTATGTTTTACGAGATTTTCTTTAATGGAAATGGAAAATTTAGAGAAGGTGACTATAAAACTGGCTTCATAGAGGCTGTATATGATATGCAGTCAAAACAGGAATTTAAAGAAGTAATTGAGTTTATAAGAGCGAAATTGGCAGAGTATCAAGAATACCTATTATTGTTGCCTGACATCGATCCTCAGATACTTGAGTTTAGCATTGAACACTATCTTGATGAAAACTTGATTTTAGGAGACATTCAAGTGATAGAGTCTGTGAAAGTAATGGACGAGGAATTATTGATTCAGAATAAAGCTCAAGATGTACATGAACAATATTTTCCTAGTATTGATAGTTTACGTGATTTAATTGCTAATAAGTTTGCGGTTCCATCTGAACAACTAAAATTAAACTTTAAGCCTGAATTGGGGAAGTTAGAAACTTTTGGATTTCGAGATAATACATATTTATGGAAAGGTCCTTTGAAAGAAGTTCAATTCGAGGTTGATGAGATATATGACGATGACCTTCCCTTCTAA
- a CDS encoding Zn-dependent peptidase ImmA (M78 family) (product_source=COG2856; cog=COG2856; pfam=PF06114; superfamily=52980) produces MNKNNTVGRGNAFEKKGFQLLKSAFEDGRFGVLPNCCKFRLKPRYKSKILGGWIEFDMSVEVRLNPKEKPIMIFLVELKDYQTTIPGNDVGEFIQNMQSIGGWNLHPIFISTTNLQPKAEKLVKAHKIVWIKVDEDSHNTKIYSSRKRKNSLIDTDFAQIAAQLEKLSFLNELSSLGIHQHMEDIDWPELIERFIRHALMGNLSGKATESSEITGVGRLSGDLLERMAENLLDDFNLNIRNHHLGVNAESFIDYLKAKHQLDISIEAIEQPKNREILGMCMAKEKKIIIDSSLQGTDRFAFVLAHEVAHYFLHAHLSMEQSVYDSQSDSIYDPIMGKYVLVNDRNWIEWQANKFAACLMMPQLNTVVRLIDCQSKRERRRPNHVYVNNDAENWTNFLLTIDHLSKYFGVSHRVMEYRLADMGLLTYGPGFRRPNRISNEVSVHAKPIGQIMLRALNQMEINYVQPIQPKKEFEDDPPF; encoded by the coding sequence ATGAATAAAAACAATACAGTCGGCAGGGGAAATGCATTTGAAAAGAAAGGATTTCAGTTACTAAAATCCGCATTTGAAGATGGACGTTTTGGTGTACTGCCAAATTGCTGCAAGTTCAGGTTGAAACCCCGTTATAAATCTAAAATATTGGGCGGATGGATCGAATTTGACATGAGCGTTGAAGTGCGGCTAAACCCCAAAGAAAAACCAATTATGATTTTTTTGGTGGAACTGAAGGATTATCAGACCACCATACCTGGGAATGATGTCGGTGAATTTATTCAGAATATGCAGTCCATTGGCGGATGGAATCTTCATCCCATATTCATTAGCACGACCAATCTTCAGCCAAAAGCTGAAAAATTGGTTAAAGCACATAAGATTGTCTGGATCAAAGTTGACGAAGACAGCCACAATACCAAAATCTATAGTTCAAGAAAGCGCAAGAATTCACTGATCGATACTGATTTCGCGCAGATTGCAGCCCAATTGGAAAAACTGAGCTTCCTGAACGAATTAAGCAGTCTAGGCATCCATCAGCATATGGAAGACATCGACTGGCCGGAATTAATTGAAAGGTTTATCCGTCACGCATTAATGGGCAATCTTTCCGGAAAAGCCACGGAAAGCTCCGAAATCACAGGCGTAGGACGTTTATCTGGGGATTTACTTGAAAGAATGGCCGAAAATCTGCTGGACGACTTCAATCTAAACATACGCAACCACCACCTTGGTGTGAATGCGGAAAGCTTTATAGACTACCTTAAAGCAAAACATCAGCTTGACATATCCATTGAAGCCATCGAACAGCCTAAGAACCGTGAGATACTGGGCATGTGCATGGCTAAGGAAAAGAAAATCATTATTGATTCCAGCCTTCAAGGCACAGACCGTTTTGCCTTTGTACTGGCGCATGAAGTCGCTCATTACTTTCTCCACGCTCATCTTTCCATGGAACAATCTGTTTATGACAGCCAATCGGATTCCATCTATGACCCCATTATGGGGAAATATGTATTGGTCAATGACCGTAACTGGATAGAGTGGCAGGCAAACAAATTTGCTGCATGCTTGATGATGCCGCAATTAAACACTGTCGTGCGGTTGATCGATTGCCAAAGTAAAAGAGAAAGGCGTAGACCAAACCATGTATACGTCAACAATGATGCGGAGAACTGGACTAATTTTCTTTTGACTATTGACCATTTAAGTAAATATTTCGGAGTAAGCCATAGGGTCATGGAATACCGCCTTGCTGATATGGGTTTATTAACCTATGGTCCAGGTTTCAGGAGACCTAACCGGATTTCCAATGAAGTCAGCGTGCATGCCAAGCCAATCGGGCAAATCATGCTCAGGGCTTTGAACCAGATGGAAATCAACTACGTGCAACCGATTCAGCCTAAAAAGGAATTTGAAGATGATCCGCCATTTTAA
- a CDS encoding hypothetical protein (product_source=Hypo-rule applied; cath_funfam=4.10.1060.10; pfam=PF14279; superfamily=54060) encodes MKALPAKTFVPKEKNSFGICIWCEQKRPFNKAHIIPKSLLTKNHPHNYLNNSVCQSCNSYFGKFEQWLSKNSLLRIYKDDKWRKSGKKSTIDSLPILLYEPELHEWLIIHSRTGASPLSQLILTNRGTLALFHSSMSHELEIINDAIKKKVFLSDVKQDFPDNFSPRAIISNDQVILLGNSENDIQRFLREVDTNAIYNQNKGDLSGYTVSFLGENQVDAEKQLQLFSKWSREIWTIYSTKIGYEFLALVYGADFVLDNNFQRLRRWVLDHTLSEINDIVECALRNPAFSFPFQNDELEVESTPLKPNPTKYLNQVRISQF; translated from the coding sequence ATGAAGGCACTACCAGCGAAAACATTCGTTCCAAAAGAGAAAAATTCTTTCGGTATTTGCATCTGGTGCGAGCAGAAAAGACCATTTAATAAGGCTCATATAATCCCTAAGTCGCTATTAACCAAAAATCATCCCCATAATTATTTAAATAATAGCGTTTGCCAGTCTTGTAATTCATATTTCGGGAAATTTGAGCAATGGTTGAGTAAAAATTCGTTGCTTAGAATTTATAAAGACGATAAGTGGCGCAAATCAGGGAAGAAATCCACAATAGATAGCTTACCAATCCTATTATATGAGCCTGAATTACATGAATGGCTAATTATACATTCTCGAACTGGAGCGTCGCCATTATCCCAACTGATTCTGACAAATAGGGGAACCCTAGCTCTGTTCCATAGTAGTATGAGCCACGAGTTGGAAATAATCAATGATGCGATTAAAAAGAAAGTATTTTTATCTGACGTAAAACAAGATTTTCCAGATAATTTTTCTCCTAGAGCTATTATTAGTAATGATCAAGTGATTTTATTAGGGAATAGTGAAAATGATATTCAAAGATTTCTCAGAGAAGTAGATACAAATGCTATTTACAATCAAAATAAGGGTGACTTAAGTGGTTACACGGTATCATTTTTAGGGGAAAATCAGGTCGATGCTGAAAAGCAACTTCAGTTATTTTCTAAATGGTCAAGGGAAATTTGGACTATTTACTCTACTAAGATTGGTTATGAATTCCTAGCGTTAGTTTATGGTGCAGATTTCGTCCTGGATAATAATTTTCAGCGTCTTAGACGTTGGGTTCTTGACCATACATTATCGGAAATCAACGATATTGTAGAATGTGCATTACGAAACCCTGCGTTTTCTTTTCCGTTTCAAAATGATGAATTGGAGGTTGAGAGCACTCCGTTAAAACCAAACCCAACAAAATACTTGAACCAGGTCAGGATATCTCAGTTCTAG
- a CDS encoding hypothetical protein (product_source=Hypo-rule applied; cath_funfam=3.90.530.10; smart=SM00149), whose product MNGDIFDEPTITLVSYQFKQSELTFSKVCSFEEKTHLLFLKDVNESFFEKYSKFLVKFNQHNKSWGD is encoded by the coding sequence ATGAATGGCGACATTTTTGATGAACCAACTATAACTTTAGTATCCTATCAATTTAAGCAATCGGAGTTAACATTTAGTAAAGTATGTTCTTTCGAAGAAAAAACACACTTGTTATTTTTAAAGGATGTCAATGAAAGTTTTTTTGAAAAGTACAGCAAGTTTTTAGTGAAATTTAACCAACACAATAAAAGTTGGGGAGACTAA
- a CDS encoding single-strand DNA-binding protein (product_source=KO:K03111; cath_funfam=2.40.50.140; cog=COG0629; ko=KO:K03111; pfam=PF00436; superfamily=50249; tigrfam=TIGR00621): MEITGRLTADAMVKAISGERKVVNFSIAINDSYRSGGEQKKITTYFDCSYWLNTGIAEYLKKGGWVQLYGRVGVNAYINGGGEAKASFTFHTSEVKILGAIGSISNGRGSVSGSESGVKTGAPKSRSERDSKVRTEKTQVGNVGTFEGIDGDIPF, encoded by the coding sequence ATGGAAATTACAGGAAGATTGACCGCAGATGCAATGGTAAAAGCCATTAGTGGAGAAAGGAAAGTGGTAAACTTTTCGATTGCAATCAATGACAGCTACAGAAGTGGTGGCGAACAGAAAAAAATCACGACCTATTTTGACTGTTCGTACTGGTTGAACACAGGTATTGCCGAATACCTTAAAAAAGGCGGTTGGGTTCAGCTTTATGGCAGGGTGGGCGTAAATGCCTATATCAATGGGGGCGGTGAGGCTAAAGCCTCGTTCACTTTTCATACCTCAGAAGTAAAAATCTTAGGTGCTATAGGAAGTATCTCAAACGGCCGTGGAAGTGTAAGCGGGTCAGAAAGTGGTGTAAAGACAGGCGCGCCAAAAAGTAGGAGTGAACGCGATAGCAAGGTACGTACGGAAAAAACACAGGTTGGCAATGTAGGAACATTTGAGGGCATTGACGGAGACATTCCCTTTTAA
- a CDS encoding phage/plasmid-like protein (TIGR03299 family) (product_source=TIGR03299; pfam=PF06067; tigrfam=TIGR03299), with product MAHNLNYNSRTDKHSFFSVKEKAWHGLGKIVESYPTSAEALKFAGLDYNVEKRPLFTVDSRNLVTFQSKDSGELNDAFMPDILVPNFYSTVRTDTEDVLGVVGKDYKVVQNIEAFSFFDSIVGGGEGILYETAGALGKGERIFITAKLPSYIKVGKDDLIEQYLFLTTSHDGFGSITAAFTPVRIVCNNTLNAALKNSSNVVRIRHSSGANDRLKQAHTLMGISGRIGDEMEQLFNRWANVRITDADLKKLVQTAMAPNREVLDKLQKGLIDEASSVYKNIVDEVYGYAVSAPSQQTDTARGTLFGAYNAVTGYYQNARKFKDGEAKFKSIIEGTAKQRGQSAFDLCLELGKSGNVAFQLN from the coding sequence ATGGCACATAACCTTAATTACAACAGCAGAACAGATAAACACAGTTTTTTTTCGGTAAAGGAAAAAGCATGGCATGGACTGGGTAAGATAGTGGAATCTTATCCCACCTCTGCCGAAGCGCTAAAATTTGCAGGCTTGGACTATAACGTAGAGAAACGTCCGCTATTTACTGTTGATTCCCGTAACCTCGTTACTTTTCAGAGCAAAGATTCTGGGGAGCTGAATGATGCTTTTATGCCCGATATTTTAGTGCCTAACTTTTATTCAACCGTTAGGACGGATACAGAGGATGTTCTCGGAGTGGTGGGCAAGGATTATAAAGTAGTACAGAATATAGAGGCATTTTCTTTTTTTGACAGTATTGTTGGCGGTGGTGAGGGCATCCTTTATGAAACCGCAGGGGCTTTGGGCAAAGGGGAACGCATTTTTATTACCGCTAAACTGCCCTCTTATATCAAGGTTGGAAAGGATGACCTTATCGAACAATACCTCTTTCTGACCACTTCACATGATGGCTTCGGTAGCATTACGGCCGCTTTCACCCCTGTGCGCATCGTATGCAACAATACGCTTAATGCCGCATTAAAAAATTCATCAAATGTTGTCCGAATCCGTCATTCTTCGGGTGCTAACGACAGGCTTAAACAGGCGCACACCCTTATGGGTATTTCGGGCAGGATAGGAGATGAAATGGAGCAGTTATTTAACCGATGGGCAAATGTCCGCATTACCGATGCCGACCTAAAAAAACTGGTGCAGACAGCAATGGCTCCAAACAGGGAGGTTTTGGACAAACTGCAAAAAGGGCTGATCGATGAGGCTTCAAGTGTCTATAAAAATATCGTGGATGAAGTCTATGGCTATGCCGTGAGCGCACCCTCACAGCAGACCGATACCGCAAGAGGTACATTGTTCGGTGCATATAATGCGGTAACAGGCTACTATCAGAATGCCCGAAAGTTCAAGGATGGAGAAGCAAAGTTTAAATCCATAATCGAGGGAACGGCCAAGCAGAGGGGACAGTCAGCGTTTGACCTGTGCCTTGAGCTTGGAAAAAGCGGCAATGTTGCCTTTCAGTTGAATTAA
- a CDS encoding hypothetical protein (product_source=Hypo-rule applied; smart=SM00899): MSILTDHTEYRALFAIAQTLSHFERLSDMGVSAGDAIRIRHAENIIKDVIGNNGYEILYKSNSVALRKIKEVK, encoded by the coding sequence ATGAGCATTTTAACAGATCATACGGAATACAGGGCTTTGTTCGCAATTGCACAGACCTTATCACATTTTGAGCGATTGTCAGATATGGGCGTTTCAGCAGGGGATGCCATTCGCATCCGTCATGCGGAGAACATCATTAAAGATGTGATCGGCAACAATGGATATGAGATTTTATATAAAAGCAATAGTGTAGCACTTAGAAAAATAAAGGAGGTAAAATAA
- a CDS encoding PRTRC genetic system protein E (product_source=TIGR03741; pfam=PF19556; tigrfam=TIGR03741), with amino-acid sequence MRTNFFQAIQRLNGVGVWVFNISFSAENEMVVSVMLKDKAVNDGKYPIPPMVYRGTPQEIDEGIFDALVEPVKETNSLFANISAYNKGLAEARAKITVKAKSDKNIAEKSVENTKVADPAEEPMQERPKFEDVLAEINNLNAECKYADALALLPAAESYPEKKTEIEKLKKELEWKSKQLSLL; translated from the coding sequence ATGAGAACTAATTTTTTTCAAGCCATACAGCGCCTTAACGGTGTTGGCGTATGGGTATTTAATATATCATTTTCGGCAGAAAATGAAATGGTGGTTTCGGTTATGCTAAAGGATAAGGCGGTCAATGACGGAAAATATCCGATACCGCCGATGGTTTACAGGGGAACCCCACAGGAAATAGATGAGGGTATATTTGATGCACTTGTTGAGCCTGTTAAGGAAACCAATAGCTTATTTGCCAATATTTCAGCGTACAATAAAGGGCTTGCCGAGGCAAGGGCAAAGATTACGGTAAAGGCCAAGAGCGATAAAAACATAGCTGAAAAATCTGTCGAAAATACCAAGGTCGCTGATCCTGCAGAAGAGCCTATGCAGGAAAGGCCAAAATTCGAGGATGTGTTGGCCGAAATCAATAACCTGAATGCAGAATGTAAATATGCCGATGCACTTGCACTGCTTCCTGCGGCAGAAAGCTATCCCGAGAAAAAAACGGAAATCGAGAAGCTGAAAAAAGAACTGGAATGGAAAAGCAAACAGCTGTCCTTATTGTAA